One region of Pseudomonas sp. B21-040 genomic DNA includes:
- a CDS encoding multicopper oxidase domain-containing protein, whose amino-acid sequence MKLDTGRLTPSPLSKTRLALSISAAVFMFGLGLSQTQAAPLDNTDPPPPTDPSAFTNQPADPNAALRDLLKQPPANVGAFDLPNGVVGNRKTPLVDNVLPPDLQPSFNIPTNGNASPVFGAQPFSQKLELFEEFGSNKLDAADPPSPVPFPVPTVGPAPAQDPLKVARSGPSPAALDAFLRQPALTPFPTEFSNVLDRNPWRAQIEDFLNRRVDSPAEGRPPGKGWSHQRFNEFFPRDAFKTVQAGAHVNSGLRDRMQRHNYAVGEFAPGGLYHNTNGNPANEGTTKGIQVQFHPNLPVQDHNALWTFDGTFPPKLLQVRYGQAMLMRHYDALPIDPSANRGFGLHTLTTHEHNGHSPAESDGFTNAFFFPGQYYDYRWPIQLAGYDTINTSAEDPRAAFPCEPGEKLFVNNANPGFKTCNNGAIKIRGDWRETMSTHWFHDHMLDFTAQNVYKGNATMMNYYSAVDRGNESVDDGVNLRLPSGSALGWGNRDYDINLTIADKAWDKAGQLWFNPFNTDGFLGDQVLTNWEYKPFLDVRARRYRFRILNGSVSRFFTLAVVRQVNGNGGEFPGPRNSGVSYNRVPFHMIANDGNIMEHAVPFDGSLDLDGDGDKQDHNAILPILGIAERYDIVVDFAKNGIKPGDKIFFVNIEEHENGKLPKRDIPLADVLSEKYLPVVRQTSHGPQWINGDPGVGVFMQLNVRPYTGQDVSMNPVDFEPAKPGKPEGRFMIPLPLHRDDPADIARLAQARHRTFIFGRSDGTDFKPWTIKTDGGEGFNMDPRRISAAPQLATGPTPAGFKGEGTLEVWKIQNGGNGWSHPVHVHFEEGIILTRGGKPPPEWEKGARKDVYRIGSDPDSLDNVEMAIRIREFAGTYLEHCHNTQHEDTSMLLRWDSEHPGQFQLMPTPLPSWDGVKFVDSVALPTFRTGDGVGPQIKVENSGSSGSGSGGGKG is encoded by the coding sequence ATGAAACTAGATACCGGAAGGTTGACTCCTAGTCCATTGTCCAAAACCAGGCTGGCGCTGAGTATCTCTGCTGCCGTGTTCATGTTTGGGCTGGGCTTGTCCCAGACCCAGGCAGCCCCCCTCGACAATACCGATCCACCGCCTCCTACCGACCCATCGGCGTTCACCAATCAGCCTGCCGACCCCAATGCCGCATTGAGGGACTTGCTCAAGCAGCCGCCTGCAAACGTCGGCGCCTTCGACTTGCCCAATGGCGTGGTCGGTAACCGCAAGACGCCCTTGGTCGACAATGTGCTGCCACCCGATCTGCAACCCAGCTTCAATATCCCCACCAACGGTAATGCCAGCCCGGTATTCGGGGCTCAACCGTTCTCACAGAAGCTAGAACTGTTCGAGGAATTCGGTTCGAACAAACTGGATGCGGCCGACCCGCCATCACCCGTGCCGTTTCCGGTCCCGACGGTGGGCCCCGCACCGGCGCAAGATCCATTGAAGGTGGCGCGCAGTGGCCCGTCACCGGCTGCACTGGATGCCTTTCTCAGGCAGCCGGCATTGACGCCCTTCCCGACAGAGTTCTCCAACGTACTGGACCGCAACCCCTGGAGGGCACAGATCGAGGATTTCCTCAATCGCCGGGTCGATTCGCCCGCAGAGGGCCGGCCACCGGGAAAAGGCTGGTCGCACCAGCGTTTCAATGAGTTTTTCCCGCGCGACGCCTTCAAGACTGTGCAAGCCGGCGCGCACGTCAACAGCGGCTTGCGTGATCGTATGCAACGGCATAACTACGCCGTGGGGGAATTTGCGCCAGGCGGGCTCTATCACAACACCAACGGCAACCCGGCCAACGAGGGCACAACCAAGGGCATTCAAGTGCAGTTTCACCCCAACCTCCCTGTCCAGGACCACAATGCACTGTGGACGTTCGACGGCACCTTTCCGCCGAAACTGCTTCAAGTACGCTATGGCCAGGCGATGCTGATGCGTCATTACGATGCCTTGCCCATTGACCCGTCGGCCAACCGGGGCTTTGGCCTGCACACCCTCACCACCCATGAACATAACGGTCACTCCCCCGCGGAAAGCGACGGCTTTACCAACGCGTTCTTCTTCCCGGGCCAGTACTACGACTATCGCTGGCCGATCCAGTTGGCCGGTTACGACACCATCAATACCAGCGCTGAGGATCCGCGTGCGGCATTCCCCTGCGAGCCCGGTGAAAAGCTTTTCGTCAACAACGCCAACCCCGGCTTCAAAACCTGCAACAACGGCGCCATCAAGATCCGCGGCGACTGGCGCGAAACCATGAGCACCCACTGGTTCCACGACCACATGCTCGATTTCACCGCGCAAAATGTCTACAAGGGCAATGCGACGATGATGAACTACTACAGCGCCGTGGACCGTGGCAACGAGTCGGTCGACGACGGGGTCAACCTGCGCTTGCCCAGTGGTTCGGCGCTGGGCTGGGGTAACCGCGACTATGACATCAACTTGACGATCGCCGACAAGGCCTGGGACAAGGCCGGCCAGTTGTGGTTCAACCCCTTCAACACCGACGGCTTTCTCGGTGACCAGGTGCTGACCAACTGGGAGTACAAGCCCTTCCTGGACGTACGTGCCCGCCGCTACCGTTTCAGGATTCTCAACGGATCGGTTTCTCGCTTCTTCACGCTGGCGGTGGTGCGTCAGGTCAATGGTAATGGTGGCGAGTTCCCTGGCCCGAGAAACTCCGGGGTTTCCTATAACCGGGTGCCGTTCCACATGATTGCCAACGACGGCAATATCATGGAGCACGCGGTGCCGTTCGATGGCAGCCTGGACCTCGATGGTGACGGAGACAAACAGGACCACAATGCCATTCTGCCGATACTGGGTATTGCTGAGCGCTATGACATCGTCGTCGACTTCGCGAAAAACGGCATCAAGCCGGGCGACAAAATTTTCTTCGTCAACATCGAGGAGCATGAAAACGGCAAGCTTCCCAAACGTGACATTCCATTGGCAGATGTACTCTCCGAGAAGTACCTTCCCGTCGTCAGGCAAACCAGCCACGGGCCACAGTGGATCAACGGCGACCCGGGCGTGGGCGTGTTCATGCAACTGAACGTGAGGCCTTACACTGGCCAGGATGTCAGCATGAACCCCGTCGACTTCGAGCCCGCCAAGCCTGGCAAACCCGAGGGCAGGTTCATGATCCCGCTGCCCTTGCACCGTGATGACCCTGCCGATATCGCCCGGCTCGCCCAGGCTCGGCACCGAACCTTTATCTTTGGCCGCTCCGACGGCACGGACTTCAAGCCGTGGACGATCAAGACCGATGGCGGCGAAGGCTTCAACATGGACCCGCGCCGGATTTCAGCCGCGCCACAACTGGCCACTGGCCCGACACCGGCAGGGTTCAAGGGTGAAGGCACGCTGGAAGTCTGGAAGATCCAGAACGGCGGCAATGGCTGGAGTCACCCGGTGCATGTGCATTTCGAGGAAGGGATCATTCTCACTCGAGGAGGCAAACCACCACCCGAATGGGAAAAAGGGGCGCGCAAGGATGTCTACCGTATTGGCTCCGATCCTGACAGCCTCGACAATGTCGAAATGGCCATACGCATCCGTGAGTTTGCCGGTACCTACCTGGAGCACTGCCACAACACACAGCATGAGGACACCTCGATGCTGCTGCGCTGGGACTCTGAGCACCCGGGCCAGTTCCAATTGATGCCCACACCGTTGCCGAGCTGGGACGGCGTGAAATTCGTGGACTCGGTTGCGTTACCGACATTCCGTACGGGAGATGGCGTCGGGCCGCAGATCAAGGTCGAAAACAGCGGCAGTAGCGGTAGCGGTAGCGGCGGAGGTAAAGGCTAG
- a CDS encoding OprD family porin — MYQRAVPTALLLAASSMCAQAADTAAHGFLEDSKATLSMRTLYFNSDYRDGTAAPSKTEEAAQGLVLRYESGFTQGAVGFGLDAQALQGITLDSGAGRHVGSGMIPTDGDGAADAWSSFGPTAKMRISKTEFRYGTLLPKLPILIANDARVLPQSFTGAQVTSNDIDGLTLTSGVIEHAVGRASTDRTGLSVPGATQDSNKFYYAGGDYSITKDLKAQYYFAQLEDFYNQNFLGLVHVLPIDSKSSLTTDLRYFNTTSTGANSTAAGRAQGYGMSGFTENNNGEIDNNTWSAMITYVNGGHAVSLGHQRVSDGSNFVQPNQGSLVDKGAGGGSVYLPTDKMIQNFARAGEQTNFGQYTYDFAPLGIPGLKASVAYLKGTEIKARNAGDQSEWERDMTLDYVLQSGTLKGLGFTVRNAKSNTDAGRNVDQNRFIVNYTISLL, encoded by the coding sequence ATGTACCAACGAGCAGTCCCCACCGCCCTCTTGCTGGCCGCCAGTTCCATGTGCGCGCAGGCAGCAGACACCGCCGCACACGGCTTTCTGGAAGACAGTAAAGCCACCCTCTCGATGCGCACTTTGTATTTCAACAGCGACTACCGCGACGGCACCGCCGCCCCCTCGAAAACCGAAGAAGCGGCCCAGGGTTTGGTGCTGCGCTATGAATCCGGGTTTACGCAAGGCGCGGTCGGGTTCGGGCTGGATGCGCAGGCGCTGCAGGGCATCACGCTGGACAGTGGCGCAGGCCGGCATGTCGGCAGCGGCATGATCCCGACTGACGGCGACGGTGCGGCTGACGCCTGGAGCAGCTTCGGCCCGACGGCGAAGATGCGCATTTCAAAAACAGAATTTCGCTACGGCACCCTGCTGCCAAAGTTGCCGATCCTCATTGCCAACGATGCCCGGGTATTGCCGCAGTCGTTCACCGGTGCCCAAGTCACCTCGAACGACATCGATGGCCTGACCCTGACCAGTGGCGTGATTGAACACGCGGTCGGCCGAGCCTCCACCGACCGTACCGGTTTGTCAGTGCCTGGCGCGACTCAGGACAGCAACAAGTTCTACTACGCCGGTGGCGACTACAGCATCACCAAAGACTTGAAGGCCCAGTACTACTTCGCGCAGCTGGAAGACTTCTACAACCAGAACTTCCTGGGGCTGGTCCACGTCCTGCCGATTGACAGCAAAAGCTCGCTCACCACCGACCTGCGCTACTTCAACACGACCTCGACCGGCGCCAACAGCACCGCCGCCGGCCGGGCGCAAGGTTATGGCATGTCCGGTTTCACCGAGAACAACAACGGTGAGATCGACAACAACACCTGGTCCGCGATGATCACCTATGTGAACGGGGGTCATGCGGTGTCTTTGGGGCATCAACGCGTGAGCGACGGCAGCAACTTCGTCCAGCCCAACCAGGGCAGCCTGGTGGACAAGGGCGCGGGTGGCGGCAGCGTTTACCTGCCCACGGACAAGATGATCCAGAACTTTGCCCGCGCCGGTGAGCAGACTAATTTCGGTCAGTACACCTATGACTTCGCGCCCCTGGGCATTCCAGGATTGAAAGCCTCTGTGGCGTACCTCAAAGGCACGGAAATCAAGGCCCGCAACGCCGGTGACCAGTCCGAGTGGGAGCGCGACATGACCCTGGACTACGTACTGCAATCGGGCACGCTCAAGGGCCTGGGCTTTACCGTGCGTAACGCCAAGTCCAATACGGACGCCGGGCGCAACGTCGACCAGAATCGCTTTATCGTCAATTACACGATTTCGCTGCTGTAA
- a CDS encoding MFS transporter yields MAVIDSTTTGSTPKRGITKEERKVIFASSLGTVFEWYDFYLYGSLAAIIAKHFFAGVNETTAFIFALLAFAAGFAVRPFGAIVFGRLGDMIGRKHTFLITIVIMGISTAIVGFLPGYATIGVAAPVILISLRLLQGLALGGEYGGAATYVAEHAPPGKRGYFTSWIQTTATLGLFLSLLVILACRTLLGTEAFEAWGWRIPFLLSILLLIVSVYIRLQLSESPVFKKMKAEGKASKAPLTESFARWGNLKIVIMALLGGTAGQAVVWYTGQFYALFFLLQMLKIDPQTANLLIAGSLLIGTPFFVIFGSLSDRIGRKGIIMAGCILAAVTYFPIFHALTQYGNPDVFAAQAKNPVTVIADPGQCSFQFDPVGKARFTSSCDLAKSVLAKKAIPYKNEKAEPGTVAQVRIGDKVVPSFEGTSLPAADFKARNDAFVATLGTALKDAGYPEKADPAKTNYPMVLLLLTILVIYVTMVYGPIAAWLVELFPARIRYTSMSLPYHIGNGWFGGFLPTVAFAMVAATGDIYYGLWYPIVIAVMTAVLGTFFLPETKDREIHHT; encoded by the coding sequence ATGGCCGTAATCGACAGCACAACCACGGGCAGCACGCCCAAACGCGGGATCACCAAGGAGGAGCGCAAGGTCATTTTTGCCTCTTCCCTGGGCACCGTTTTCGAATGGTACGACTTCTACCTTTACGGCTCCCTCGCCGCCATCATCGCCAAGCACTTCTTCGCGGGGGTCAATGAGACCACGGCCTTCATCTTCGCACTGCTCGCGTTCGCCGCAGGCTTCGCCGTAAGGCCTTTCGGCGCCATCGTGTTCGGTCGGCTGGGTGACATGATCGGACGCAAGCACACCTTCCTGATCACCATTGTCATCATGGGTATTTCCACCGCCATCGTCGGCTTTCTACCGGGCTACGCCACCATCGGCGTGGCAGCGCCGGTCATCCTGATCAGCCTGCGCCTGCTGCAAGGCCTGGCCCTGGGCGGTGAGTACGGCGGCGCCGCGACGTACGTGGCTGAACATGCGCCGCCCGGCAAGCGCGGTTACTTTACGTCGTGGATCCAGACCACGGCGACCCTGGGCCTGTTTCTTTCGCTGCTGGTGATTCTCGCCTGCCGCACCCTGCTCGGCACCGAAGCGTTCGAGGCCTGGGGCTGGCGGATTCCATTCCTGCTCTCGATCCTGCTGCTGATCGTCTCGGTGTACATCCGCCTGCAACTGAGCGAGTCGCCGGTGTTCAAGAAAATGAAGGCGGAAGGCAAAGCCTCCAAGGCACCACTGACCGAGTCCTTCGCCCGCTGGGGCAACCTGAAAATCGTCATCATGGCCTTGCTCGGCGGTACGGCCGGCCAGGCGGTGGTCTGGTACACCGGGCAGTTCTATGCGCTATTTTTTCTGTTGCAGATGCTCAAGATCGACCCGCAAACCGCCAACCTGTTGATCGCCGGTTCGCTGCTGATCGGCACGCCGTTCTTCGTCATATTCGGCAGCCTGTCCGACCGCATCGGCCGCAAAGGCATCATCATGGCCGGCTGCATCCTCGCGGCGGTGACCTACTTCCCGATCTTCCATGCGTTGACCCAATACGGTAACCCCGACGTGTTCGCCGCGCAGGCAAAGAACCCGGTGACGGTGATCGCCGATCCCGGCCAGTGCTCGTTCCAGTTCGACCCGGTGGGCAAGGCCAGATTCACCAGTTCCTGCGACCTCGCCAAGAGCGTACTGGCGAAGAAAGCCATCCCCTACAAAAACGAGAAGGCCGAACCGGGTACCGTCGCGCAGGTCCGCATCGGCGACAAGGTGGTGCCGAGCTTCGAGGGCACCAGCCTGCCGGCCGCCGACTTCAAGGCCAGGAACGATGCCTTCGTCGCCACCCTAGGCACCGCCCTCAAGGACGCCGGTTACCCTGAAAAGGCTGATCCGGCGAAGACCAACTACCCGATGGTGTTGCTGCTGCTGACCATCCTGGTGATCTACGTGACCATGGTCTACGGCCCGATAGCCGCCTGGCTGGTGGAGCTGTTCCCGGCACGCATCCGCTACACCTCGATGTCGCTGCCGTACCACATCGGCAACGGCTGGTTCGGCGGTTTTCTGCCCACGGTGGCCTTCGCCATGGTCGCGGCCACGGGGGATATCTATTACGGGCTGTGGTATCCGATCGTGATCGCGGTGATGACGGCCGTACTCGGCACGTTCTTCCTGCCGGAAACCAAGGACCGCGAGATTCATCACACTTAA
- a CDS encoding GlxA family transcriptional regulator, whose protein sequence is MKGKNLRYLNEHSNAPAQLTRTGFLLLEHFSLPAFTQALDTIVTSNLLRPGLFSSRTFGLNDGEVVSDLGLVIRPDARFNAGALQQLDLLVICGGYRTELKASDELISVLKAAAEQGITLAGLWNGAWFLGSAGLLDGYRCAIHPEHRPALAEVSKAAHVTSEPFVIDRDRLTASSPAGAFHMALDWIKGLHDKALVEGIEDILAFEESRYRRIKPAENICVSAPLREVVKLMDANLEEPLELEQLAVYAGRSRRQLERLFKEQLGTTPQRYYMELRITEARRLLQHTELSQVDVLVACGFVSPSHFSKCYSSYFGYRPSKETRLVK, encoded by the coding sequence ATGAAAGGCAAAAACCTCCGCTACCTCAATGAGCATTCCAACGCGCCGGCGCAACTGACGCGAACCGGTTTTTTGCTGCTCGAACACTTTTCGCTGCCGGCGTTCACGCAAGCGCTGGACACGATTGTCACGTCCAACCTGCTACGCCCCGGGTTGTTCTCGTCCCGCACGTTTGGCTTGAATGACGGGGAGGTGGTCAGCGATCTGGGGTTGGTCATTCGACCCGATGCCCGATTCAATGCGGGGGCGCTTCAACAGCTGGATCTGCTGGTCATTTGTGGCGGCTACCGGACTGAACTGAAGGCAAGCGATGAACTGATCAGCGTGCTCAAGGCTGCGGCAGAGCAGGGCATCACCCTGGCCGGACTGTGGAACGGCGCGTGGTTTCTGGGCAGCGCCGGCCTGCTGGACGGCTACCGTTGCGCCATTCATCCAGAGCACCGGCCTGCGCTGGCGGAGGTTTCCAAGGCTGCTCATGTCACCAGCGAGCCCTTTGTGATTGACCGGGACCGACTCACGGCGTCCAGCCCTGCGGGGGCTTTCCATATGGCGCTGGACTGGATCAAGGGGCTGCACGATAAAGCGCTGGTCGAGGGTATCGAGGACATTCTGGCTTTCGAAGAATCTCGCTACCGGCGCATCAAACCGGCGGAAAACATCTGCGTGAGTGCGCCGTTGCGTGAGGTGGTCAAGCTGATGGACGCCAACCTCGAAGAACCTTTGGAGCTGGAACAACTGGCGGTCTACGCCGGGCGTTCACGTCGCCAGCTCGAGCGCTTGTTCAAGGAGCAACTGGGCACCACGCCGCAGCGCTATTACATGGAGCTGCGCATCACCGAAGCGCGTCGACTGCTTCAGCACACGGAGTTGTCCCAGGTGGACGTGTTGGTGGCGTGCGGGTTTGTTTCGCCGAGCCATTTCAGCAAGTGCTATAGCTCGTATTTTGGCTACCGGCCGTCCAAGGAAACACGGCTCGTCAAATAA
- the tynA gene encoding primary-amine oxidase: protein MFTSIVSLKRKPLARLALAISLSTFGLPGLMSSAQAHGGAAEMVPLQSTLEEFGATVKWDSYANLFVIAKDGVYLKVKPDSKVAMLNGKRMELSVPVVFKHNTAYMSKDFINQVFQSGLDKTFVVETRPNPLNPLSADEIKAAVDIVKQSEHYQPGFRFTEVSVNEPPKDQVWNFVFTGQNVTQPRQANIVVLDGKHVIEALVDLDAKALKSWKPIEGAHGMVLLDDFATVQSAVENSPEYAQALAKRGINDVKKVVATPLTVGYFDGKDGLTQDKRLLKIVSYLNTDDGNYWAHPIEGLVAIVDLEQKKLIKIEDEALIPVPMKPTPYDGRGRKGVQVKPLEIIEPEGKNYTITGNSIHWQNWDFHVRLDSRVGPILSTVTYDDKGKKRKIMYEGSLGGMIVPYGDPDAGWYFKAYLDSGEYGMGTLTSPIARGKDAPQNAVLLDATIADYTGAPQSIPRAIAVFERYAGPEYKHQEMGQPNLSTERRELVVRWISTVGNYDYIVDWVFQQNGTIGIDAGATGIEAVKGVQSKTMHEATAKEDTRYGTLLDHNIVGTTHQHIYNFRLDMDVDGESNSLVEVNPVVLPNDRGGPRTSTMQTEHNVVSNEQQAAQKFDPSTVRLMTNFSKENKVGNPVSYQLIPYAGGTHPVAKGANFGKDEWLYHRLSFMDKQLWVTRYDPQEKYPEGKYPNRSDKDSGLGQFTADNQSIENSDDVVWLTTGTTHIARAEEWPIMPTEWVHVLLKPWNFFDETPTLNLNAPK, encoded by the coding sequence ATGTTCACCTCCATTGTCTCGTTAAAAAGAAAACCACTGGCCCGGCTCGCGCTGGCCATTTCCCTGAGTACCTTCGGCTTGCCGGGTTTGATGTCTAGCGCACAGGCCCACGGCGGGGCTGCCGAGATGGTGCCGCTGCAATCGACTCTTGAAGAGTTTGGCGCCACGGTCAAATGGGACAGTTACGCCAACCTGTTCGTGATTGCCAAGGACGGTGTCTACCTCAAGGTCAAACCGGACAGCAAAGTCGCCATGCTCAATGGCAAGCGCATGGAGCTGTCGGTCCCGGTGGTGTTCAAACACAACACCGCGTACATGTCGAAGGACTTCATCAATCAGGTGTTCCAGTCCGGCCTGGATAAAACCTTTGTCGTCGAAACCCGCCCTAACCCGCTCAACCCGTTGAGCGCGGACGAAATCAAGGCAGCGGTGGACATCGTCAAGCAGTCCGAGCATTACCAACCCGGCTTTCGTTTCACCGAAGTCTCCGTCAATGAGCCGCCCAAGGATCAGGTCTGGAACTTCGTCTTCACTGGCCAGAATGTCACGCAACCGCGCCAGGCCAACATCGTGGTGCTGGACGGCAAGCACGTGATTGAAGCGTTGGTCGATCTCGACGCCAAGGCGCTCAAGTCCTGGAAGCCGATCGAAGGTGCACACGGCATGGTCCTGCTGGACGATTTCGCCACCGTGCAGTCGGCCGTCGAGAACAGCCCCGAGTACGCGCAAGCCTTGGCCAAGCGTGGCATCAATGATGTGAAGAAGGTCGTCGCCACGCCGCTGACGGTCGGTTACTTCGATGGCAAGGACGGGCTGACGCAGGACAAACGCCTGCTGAAAATCGTCAGCTACCTCAACACCGATGACGGCAACTACTGGGCGCACCCGATCGAGGGCCTGGTGGCGATTGTCGACCTTGAGCAAAAGAAGCTGATCAAGATCGAAGACGAGGCACTGATTCCTGTACCGATGAAGCCGACGCCGTACGACGGCCGTGGCCGCAAGGGTGTGCAGGTCAAGCCGCTGGAAATCATCGAGCCGGAAGGGAAAAACTACACCATCACCGGCAACAGCATTCACTGGCAGAACTGGGACTTCCATGTTCGCCTCGATTCGCGGGTCGGCCCGATCCTGTCCACCGTCACGTACGACGATAAGGGCAAGAAACGCAAAATCATGTACGAAGGCTCGCTGGGCGGGATGATCGTGCCTTACGGCGACCCCGACGCCGGCTGGTACTTCAAGGCTTACCTGGACTCAGGCGAATACGGCATGGGTACCCTGACTTCGCCGATTGCCCGCGGCAAAGACGCCCCGCAAAACGCCGTGCTGCTCGACGCCACAATCGCCGACTACACCGGCGCGCCGCAGTCGATTCCCCGCGCCATAGCGGTGTTCGAACGCTACGCCGGCCCGGAATACAAACACCAGGAAATGGGCCAGCCCAACCTCAGCACCGAGCGGCGTGAACTGGTGGTGCGCTGGATCAGCACCGTGGGCAACTACGACTACATCGTCGATTGGGTCTTCCAGCAAAACGGCACCATCGGCATCGATGCCGGCGCCACCGGGATCGAAGCGGTCAAGGGCGTGCAGTCCAAGACCATGCACGAAGCCACGGCCAAGGAAGACACGCGCTACGGCACCCTGCTGGACCACAACATCGTCGGCACCACGCACCAGCACATCTATAACTTCCGCCTGGACATGGACGTGGATGGCGAAAGCAACTCGCTGGTTGAAGTGAACCCGGTGGTACTGCCCAACGACCGTGGCGGCCCGCGCACCAGCACGATGCAGACCGAGCACAACGTGGTCAGCAACGAACAGCAAGCTGCACAGAAATTCGACCCTTCGACCGTTCGCCTGATGACCAACTTCAGCAAGGAAAACAAAGTCGGCAATCCGGTTTCCTATCAGTTGATTCCGTATGCCGGCGGCACGCACCCGGTGGCCAAGGGCGCCAACTTCGGCAAGGACGAATGGCTCTATCACCGCCTCAGCTTCATGGACAAACAACTGTGGGTGACGCGCTACGATCCGCAGGAGAAGTACCCGGAAGGCAAATACCCGAACCGTTCGGATAAAGACTCCGGGCTCGGGCAGTTCACCGCGGATAACCAGTCCATCGAAAACTCGGACGATGTGGTCTGGCTGACCACCGGCACCACGCACATTGCGCGGGCCGAGGAATGGCCGATCATGCCGACCGAGTGGGTTCACGTGCTGTTGAAGCCGTGGAACTTCTTTGACGAGACGCCGACGTTGAACCTCAACGCCCCAAAATAA
- a CDS encoding cupredoxin family copper-binding protein gives MKKRLLAAACLMLSMPVWAQEVKIDIKEFMFGPKDLNVAVGTKVTWVNDDQIPHTVAETHKVFRSGALDTNDSFSWVFNTPGEFEYFCALHPQMIGKIVVSQ, from the coding sequence ATGAAAAAGCGACTGTTGGCTGCGGCCTGCCTGATGCTGTCGATGCCGGTGTGGGCTCAGGAGGTGAAAATCGATATCAAGGAGTTCATGTTCGGGCCCAAGGATTTGAACGTGGCCGTGGGCACCAAAGTGACGTGGGTGAACGACGACCAGATTCCGCACACGGTGGCGGAAACCCACAAGGTGTTTCGCTCAGGGGCGCTGGACACCAATGACAGCTTTTCCTGGGTGTTCAATACGCCGGGAGAGTTTGAATATTTTTGTGCGCTGCATCCGCAGATGATTGGGAAGATTGTGGTTAGCCAGTGA
- a CDS encoding metallophosphoesterase, translating to MDIQSRHPLRTDGPLNPDRRTLLKCSAWAGAGVIWALSGGIPRAFALDATGNVSDPKALASTFHFVQISDSHIGFNKEANPEPVKTLQVAIDKVIALPKPPSLILHTGDITHLSKPEEFDTAAQLLKGLPSTVHYVPGEHDTLDEGGGKLYLERYGKGTKGNGWYSFDDHGVHFIALVNVFNFQAGREATLGADQLAWLADDLRAVTSSTPIVVFTHIPLWTVYQPWGWGTEDGDQAIAMLRKYGSVTVLNGHIHQVIQKVEGNITFHTARGTAYPQPAPGAAPTPGPMTVAADQLRNYLGITDVRATQGDHPLALIDSTLV from the coding sequence ATGGACATTCAATCAAGACACCCGCTTCGCACCGACGGCCCGCTCAACCCCGACCGCCGGACACTGCTGAAATGCTCGGCGTGGGCCGGAGCGGGGGTCATCTGGGCCTTGAGCGGCGGCATTCCCCGGGCCTTTGCCCTGGATGCGACGGGCAACGTTTCCGACCCCAAGGCACTGGCCAGCACCTTCCACTTCGTGCAGATAAGCGACTCGCACATCGGCTTCAACAAGGAGGCCAACCCGGAACCGGTGAAGACCTTGCAGGTGGCGATCGACAAGGTCATCGCGCTGCCAAAACCACCGTCGCTGATTCTGCATACCGGCGATATCACCCACCTGTCCAAACCCGAGGAATTTGACACGGCCGCGCAACTGCTCAAGGGCCTGCCGTCCACCGTGCACTACGTCCCGGGGGAGCATGACACCCTCGACGAGGGCGGCGGCAAGCTCTACCTGGAGCGTTACGGCAAAGGCACCAAAGGCAATGGCTGGTACAGCTTCGACGACCACGGCGTGCATTTTATTGCGCTGGTGAATGTCTTCAATTTCCAGGCGGGCCGTGAAGCGACCCTCGGCGCCGATCAACTGGCTTGGCTGGCCGATGATTTGCGCGCCGTGACCAGCAGCACGCCCATCGTGGTGTTTACCCACATCCCGTTGTGGACGGTTTATCAGCCGTGGGGCTGGGGCACCGAGGATGGCGATCAGGCGATTGCCATGCTGCGCAAGTACGGTTCGGTGACGGTGTTGAACGGGCATATCCACCAGGTCATCCAGAAAGTCGAAGGCAATATCACCTTCCACACCGCCCGTGGCACCGCTTATCCACAACCCGCACCGGGTGCGGCACCGACGCCTGGGCCGATGACGGTGGCGGCTGATCAGCTGCGCAATTACCTGGGGATCACCGATGTGCGAGCGACGCAGGGTGATCATCCGCTGGCGCTGATCGATTCGACACTGGTTTAG
- a CDS encoding sigma-70 family RNA polymerase sigma factor, producing the protein MKRFEELFAPHLDAAYNLARWLTGNDSAARDVVQESALRAFRFLHRFADGNAKAWFLTIVRNESYTWLKASAGRHWVAIGDELSEEDAALGHGQTPELLAIHTENAALIQQALCALPPAFREVIVLKELEDLPYKDIALVVDIPIGTVMSRLARARAMLKLELLKLHDHE; encoded by the coding sequence ATGAAGCGATTTGAGGAACTGTTTGCGCCCCACCTGGACGCGGCCTACAACCTCGCGCGCTGGCTCACCGGCAACGACAGCGCCGCGCGCGATGTCGTCCAGGAAAGTGCCCTGCGCGCATTCCGCTTTTTACACCGCTTCGCCGATGGCAACGCCAAGGCGTGGTTCCTGACCATCGTGCGCAACGAAAGCTACACCTGGCTCAAGGCGTCGGCCGGGCGCCATTGGGTGGCGATCGGCGATGAATTGTCCGAAGAGGACGCCGCGCTGGGTCATGGCCAAACCCCGGAACTGCTGGCCATTCATACGGAAAATGCGGCGCTGATCCAGCAAGCCCTGTGCGCCCTGCCGCCGGCATTTCGTGAGGTGATTGTTCTGAAAGAACTCGAAGACCTGCCCTACAAGGACATCGCCCTGGTGGTCGATATTCCCATCGGCACCGTCATGTCGAGACTGGCTCGGGCGCGCGCCATGCTCAAGCTCGAACTACTGAAGTTGCACGATCATGAATGA